Proteins encoded together in one Kitasatospora albolonga window:
- a CDS encoding ABC transporter yields the protein MSASDTHISCASLSFSWPDGTEVFSGFDFAMGPGRTGLIGLNGCGKSTLLRLIAGELAPLEGQIRTVGGLGYLPQTVTLDTALRVDRALGIAERRAAIDAVEAGDVREELFTVIGDDWDVEVRARALLDGLGLGHIGLDRTVGEMSGGECVLLRLAALLLARPGVLLLDEPTNNLDAVARKRLYDAVDAWTGALLVVSHDRELLERVDRIADLREGSVTWYGGNLSAYEEALAIEQEAAQRMVRAAESDVQRQKRELADAHMKLARRRRYGQKMWDTKREPKVVMGQRKRSAQESAGKHRILHTERLAEARERLGEAEAAVRADEEIRIALPRTRVHPGSEVLLLRDPVPPYGPPLRGEFAVRGPERIALTGRNGAGKTALLRTVAGELAPVSGEVEALVPLGFLPQRLDVLDEALSVVENVQRSAPGLTDNGVRARLAHFLFKGGAADHAAGTLSGGERFRAALAMLLLADPAPRLLLLDEPTNSLDLASVRRLTEALAAYEGALIVASHDVPFLESIGVTRWLRLDGELRDTTPEEVRAGR from the coding sequence ATGTCAGCGTCCGACACCCACATCAGCTGTGCCTCCCTCTCCTTCTCCTGGCCCGACGGCACCGAGGTCTTCTCCGGCTTCGACTTCGCCATGGGCCCCGGCCGTACCGGGCTGATCGGGCTCAACGGGTGCGGCAAATCCACCCTGTTGCGGCTGATCGCCGGTGAACTCGCCCCGCTGGAGGGGCAGATCAGGACCGTCGGCGGGCTGGGGTATCTGCCGCAGACCGTGACCCTGGACACCGCCCTGCGGGTCGACCGGGCGCTGGGCATCGCGGAGCGGCGGGCGGCGATCGACGCCGTCGAGGCGGGTGACGTCCGCGAGGAGCTCTTCACGGTGATCGGTGACGACTGGGACGTGGAGGTGCGCGCCCGCGCCCTCCTGGACGGGCTCGGCCTCGGGCACATCGGCCTGGACCGCACGGTCGGGGAGATGTCCGGTGGCGAGTGCGTCCTCCTGCGGCTGGCCGCGCTGCTGCTGGCCCGCCCCGGGGTGCTGCTGCTGGACGAGCCGACGAACAACCTGGACGCGGTCGCCCGCAAGAGGCTGTACGACGCCGTGGACGCCTGGACCGGGGCGCTGCTCGTGGTGAGCCACGACCGTGAGCTGCTGGAGCGGGTGGACCGGATCGCGGATCTGCGGGAGGGCTCGGTCACCTGGTACGGCGGGAACCTGTCGGCGTACGAGGAGGCGCTCGCGATCGAGCAGGAGGCGGCGCAGCGCATGGTGCGGGCCGCCGAGTCGGATGTGCAGCGGCAGAAGCGCGAACTGGCCGACGCCCATATGAAGCTGGCCCGGCGCAGGCGGTACGGGCAGAAGATGTGGGACACCAAGCGGGAGCCCAAAGTGGTGATGGGCCAGCGCAAGCGGTCCGCCCAGGAGTCGGCGGGCAAGCACCGCATCCTGCACACCGAGCGGCTGGCGGAGGCCAGGGAGCGGCTCGGCGAGGCGGAGGCGGCGGTCCGCGCGGACGAGGAGATCCGCATCGCGCTGCCGAGGACCCGGGTGCATCCGGGGAGCGAGGTGCTGCTCCTGCGTGATCCTGTGCCGCCCTACGGTCCTCCGCTGCGCGGGGAGTTCGCGGTGCGCGGCCCCGAGCGGATCGCGCTGACCGGGCGCAACGGGGCGGGCAAGACGGCGCTGCTGCGGACGGTCGCGGGTGAGCTCGCCCCGGTCTCCGGCGAGGTGGAGGCGCTGGTGCCGCTGGGGTTCCTCCCGCAGCGCCTGGACGTGCTGGACGAGGCGCTGTCGGTGGTGGAGAACGTGCAGCGGTCGGCACCCGGGCTGACGGACAACGGCGTCCGGGCCCGGCTGGCGCACTTCCTGTTCAAGGGGGGCGCCGCCGACCACGCGGCCGGGACGCTGTCGGGCGGGGAGCGCTTCCGGGCGGCGCTGGCGATGCTGCTGCTGGCGGACCCGGCGCCCCGGCTGCTGTTGCTGGACGAGCCGACGAACAGCCTGGACCTCGCGAGCGTACGACGGCTCACCGAAGCCCTGGCGGCGTACGAGGGGGCGCTGATCGTGGCGAGCCACGACGTGCCGTTCCTGGAGTCGATCGGGGTCACCCGGTGGCTGCGGCTGGACGGGGAGCTGCGGGACACGACGCCGGAGGAGGTACGGGCGGGGCGGTGA